The Nonlabens spongiae genome contains a region encoding:
- a CDS encoding glycosyltransferase codes for MKIAILAHSLYPLNEPFAGGLEMITHLLVKELAARGNDVTLYAHPSTQLGVDLVPVDTETAGLSENEIQMLEEGNQSVVDIAFAKAVTHIAKSNYDVVQNHSLNCAALTYLTFLETPVVHTFHTPIIASVLGGVVGIDNPKNITFTAVSQFMKKEWEEKVSEVQVLYNGIDINQWPYEEETNEDYLFWYGRICKEKAPHHAIIAAINTDTKLLVAGPVYDREYYEMYVEPYLDNQFVEYVGHLEHDEIKVYLSRAKASLFTSLWNEPYGLVLAESLACGTPVLAYDSGASPEIIDDSCGVIVPQGQVDMLMQFIPQVVQKSRKACRERAETFCSHLKMVDSYEQLYEKVLEQNKSLQLI; via the coding sequence ATGAAAATTGCAATCTTGGCACATTCCCTTTATCCTCTCAACGAACCGTTTGCCGGTGGACTCGAGATGATAACCCATTTGCTTGTCAAAGAACTAGCAGCGCGAGGAAATGATGTCACCCTATACGCTCATCCTTCTACTCAACTGGGGGTTGATCTCGTTCCTGTAGATACTGAGACTGCCGGACTCTCTGAGAATGAAATTCAAATGCTTGAAGAAGGCAATCAATCAGTTGTTGATATCGCTTTCGCGAAAGCGGTAACTCATATCGCAAAATCAAACTATGACGTTGTGCAAAACCATTCACTGAACTGTGCGGCGCTTACTTATTTAACGTTTCTTGAAACCCCTGTCGTTCATACTTTCCATACTCCCATCATTGCATCTGTATTGGGCGGAGTGGTCGGGATAGATAATCCAAAAAACATAACCTTTACCGCTGTCAGTCAGTTCATGAAAAAAGAATGGGAGGAAAAAGTTTCAGAAGTACAAGTTTTGTATAATGGGATAGACATAAATCAGTGGCCGTATGAGGAAGAGACAAATGAGGATTATCTATTCTGGTATGGCAGGATATGCAAGGAAAAAGCTCCCCACCATGCCATCATAGCAGCTATCAATACAGATACTAAACTACTGGTTGCAGGCCCGGTTTATGATCGTGAGTATTACGAGATGTACGTAGAGCCCTACTTGGACAACCAGTTTGTTGAATATGTGGGTCACCTAGAGCACGATGAAATAAAGGTTTATCTAAGTCGAGCAAAAGCATCGCTTTTTACCAGTCTATGGAATGAACCTTATGGGCTAGTGCTTGCAGAATCCCTAGCGTGTGGTACTCCAGTATTAGCATACGATTCGGGTGCGAGTCCTGAAATTATTGATGATTCTTGTGGTGTTATAGTTCCTCAGGGACAAGTGGATATGTTGATGCAGTTCATTCCTCAGGTAGTGCAAAAGAGCAGAAAAGCTTGTAGAGAACGGGCAGAAACTTTTTGCAGTCACTTAAAAATGGTGGATAGCTATGAGCAGCTGTATGAAAAGGTACTTGAGCAGAATAAATCTTTGCAGTTGATATGA